The following coding sequences are from one Nicotiana tabacum cultivar K326 chromosome 1, ASM71507v2, whole genome shotgun sequence window:
- the LOC142164178 gene encoding uncharacterized protein LOC142164178, whose amino-acid sequence MRDLSREQNLKQKGTLPSDTIADPKGSGGGPTSHVMAITTRSGKVLQGGSEQVVEVEEFEQEVEVEDPSVVEVEKVPEELKVQEENREEVKEKVKETPKTLPPIPRPPPPFPQRLSSKVNDSKLEKFYDILKQLSVNIPFVEEFQEMSGFAKYLTDLITKKRTTKNEVVNVTHLVSSIIATSTVQKKEDPRAFTIPCTIGAHDFARSPCDNRASINLMPLAIYKQAGLVGTFHLPADFVILDCAVDKEIPIILGRPFLATGRALMDSERNEIKFVNDEEVTFQASKGMKLPHEYENILVIDVVDEVEDSVEMKMEE is encoded by the exons ATGAGAGACCTCTCTAGGGAACAAAATCTAAAGCAAAAAGGGACACTTCCAAGTGACACAATTGCGGACCCAAAGGGTAGTGGGGGTGGTCCAACTTCTCATGTCATGGCAATTACTACTCGGAGTGGGAAGGTACTACAAGGAGGGAGTGAACAAGTGGTTGAAGTTGAAGAGTTCGAACAAGAGGTTGAGGTTGAAGATCCAAGtgttgttgaagttgaaaaggttccgGAAGAATTGAAAGTGCAAGAAGAAAACCGggaagaggtaaaggaaaaggtaaaagagacaCCAAAAACTCTACCACCTATTCCTAGACCTCCTCCTCCATTCCCTCAAAGACTTTCTAGTAAGGTTAATGATAGCAAACTCGAAAAGTTCTATGACATTCTCAAGCAATTATCGGTGAATATTCCATTTGTGGAAGAATTTcaagagatgtcgggttttgctaaATATTTGACAGACTTGATTACCAAGAAGAGAACCACCAagaatgaagtggtgaatgtgactcacCTGGTTAGTTCCATTATTGCAACATCTACCgttcaaaagaaagaagaccCGAGAGCTTTCACTATTCCATGTACTATTGGGGCACATGATTTTGCAAGATCCCCTTGCGATAATAGGGCTAGCATTAACTTAATGCCTCTTGCCATTTACAAGCAAGCAGGGTTAG TGGGAACGTTTCATTTACCCGCCGATTTCGTAATCCTTGATTGTGCGGTTgacaaagagatccctatcattttggggagaccaTTTCTAGCCACAGGAAGAGCACTAATGGATTCGGAACGGAATGAGATCAAATTCGTGAATGATGAAGAGGTCACATTCCAAGCAAGCAAGGGTATGAAACTACCACATGAATATGAAAACATcttggtgattgatgttgttgatgaagTGGAAGATTCGGTTGAAATGAAGATGGAAGAATAA